The Onychostoma macrolepis isolate SWU-2019 chromosome 20, ASM1243209v1, whole genome shotgun sequence nucleotide sequence CGTTCGGTCCTGCTGGCCAACACCCTCCGCCAGATTCAGCAGGAGATGAGACAAGAGGGGGAAACCTGTGTGCCACCAGCCCCGCTCGGCCCCTCGCTCCCTCATGCCTCCACCCCACGCCACTTCCCCGACCTGCCACCTGTGCCCTTAGACTGTCCTCCACCCCTAACCGGAGCACTCTCCCCTTCATTCCCCCTCACGACGGCTGAGGATGAGGAGGTCCAGTTGGGCAGCACTGAAAATGAGACCGTTTTGCCATCCCTCGCTGGTGAGGACGACACAAGGTCGTCAGATTCGCTTTTCGGCTCTTTTGAGATTACTAATTCCACCAGCTACTTGACAGACTTGCCGTTGGATGACATCTTTGAAGACATCGACACGTCGATGTACGACGACTCTGATGTTTCTGTCCTGGCGTTTCCTGCGCAGAGAAGCAGCGGGGTGGACGATGGCCTCAAGACCTTTTCCAGCTGCACATCCAACAGCAGCCTACAGCTCTGTCTCTCAGACATCAACGACCTGGACCACATCATGGAGATCCTGGTGCGCTCCTGAACCACGGCTTG carries:
- the si:dkey-177p2.6 gene encoding SERTA domain-containing protein 2, which codes for MGQRDITAFEASMKRKNGVPTVSMCRLDVESAVVKKEVEPAGGDGALSSSRYMLGRGVKRKLSTCEDPAQDLPYPQQRQLVLDLCLDKLQSCQQRAEPCLHRSVLLANTLRQIQQEMRQEGETCVPPAPLGPSLPHASTPRHFPDLPPVPLDCPPPLTGALSPSFPLTTAEDEEVQLGSTENETVLPSLAGEDDTRSSDSLFGSFEITNSTSYLTDLPLDDIFEDIDTSMYDDSDVSVLAFPAQRSSGVDDGLKTFSSCTSNSSLQLCLSDINDLDHIMEILVRS